gccccaccacatcagtctgaagaagggtctcgacagaaacgtcacctattccttcgctctatagatgctgcctcacccgctgagtttctacagcagttGTGTCTTCCCTGGAATATGTGACGCCTCAGTTCGGGAcgcatcttcagagatgctgcctggcccgcgtgTTACTCCGGTGTTTTTATATCTGTTTTCGCTATGACTTTATACCCCGGTGGGGCGCCGAGCCGTGAATCAGGAGACGGGCACAGAACATGGATGCTTCACGTTTTTATTGAGCGGCGCCGCCGTTTTTAGCCTTTTACGTAAATCTCGACCTCGCACAGGGTCAGGATGCCTTCGCCTCTCAGCACCACGTTGACAAAACGCCCGTTCATCCCGTGGCAGTTGAGCAGGGCGGTGCCACCGGCTTCCAGGCTCTCAATCATCCCGCATCTGGAAGGGAGAAGGCGCCATATATTAATCAAGTGGCGGTGGTCACAGCCTCGGCCTCTGGTAGGTAGCGGCAACTAACTGGGGTGGTTAGCGGGTCTCGCTGGTTCCCATCGCCAGTCTCACTCAACGAATCCCCACCCACAGAGTTCCCACGTACAGGTAATCCACAAagactccctcccacacacacatgttCCCCCATCTCACGTATAGTCGTCCTCGAGAAGGTTGTCGACATGAACATTAACAAGAacgttgacaaggtcccacatggtcttcatagcaaaaggatttcagcaTAAAAACAgtggggttctactgcagttgtacagggtcttgttgagaccacacctggattattgcgtacagttttggtctcctaatctgaggaaagacattcttgccatagagggagtacagagaaggttcaccggactgcttcctgggatggcagttctttcataggaagaaagactggatagactggactTGTACTCgttcgaatttagaagattgaggggggatcttatagaaacacaaaattcttaaagggttggacaggctagatgcaggaagattattcccgatgttggagaagtccagaactagggatcacggtttaaggataagagggaagtattttaggcccgagttgagaaaatcattttttacactgagagtggtgaatctgtggaattatctgccacagaaggtagttgaggccagttcattggctatatttaagagggttagatgcgggccttgtggctaaagggatcaaggggtatggagagatggcagggatgggatactgagttggatgatcagtcatgatcatatcgaatggcggtgcagactcgaagggccgaatggcctactcatgcacctattttctatgtttctgtggccGGTTGGTGTGGAAGGAGGCCATGTCATGCAGGGGGAGCTAGGTAACTCGATTCACAATTGGCGTGAGGATAGTAGACAGAGGGTTGTATTTCAGACAAGTGGTGtgtcacagggatcagtgctggtccACTTATGTGCatcatttatattaatgatttagctgTAGATCTTGGCGGCGAGGTGAATGATCTTGAAGATGACACTACAGTTGGTGGTATAGTGGAAAGTGCCGAATTGTACAGTGGGATGTTGATCAACTGATTCGGTGGTttaataggaatgggtgatgttgtttAAATCAGACACATGCGACGTATTGCATTATGGTAGGATAAATGAGGGCAGAAGgcacacagtaaatggcagagccCCGATGGTGTTATAAACAGAGAGTGTTACCGGGAGTGCAAGATTTGAGCAACAagaagaggctggataggctgggttgtTTCCCCCGAGAAACTTAGCAGGCTGAGCACTGACCACACATCGGTATACAAAATGGGTCTGTGACTCGGAAGCTGATTCGTCTAGTCGGTTACCCGAATACGGACATGGaaagggtgggccgaagggcctatttccgtccTGTGGGAAGAATGCACTGAACCACCCGTCCCCTATCCAGACTCTCGCGGCGCATTGCCGTCACTGGGATGTGAGTGACCAGGAACCTGCCCTGTGTCCCTTGAAGTGGCCCCTCTCCTCCCGCCCACACTTACAGCGGGTTGTTGTTGCCGTTGTCTTGGTAGGAGGTACCAACATACACCTCGACGTTTTTGAACCGTTTCCAGCAGCAGTCAAGTCGGTTGGTGATCTTCACGGACAGCACGTTCTCCTCGGACAACAGGTCTACGCTCCACCAGGGCCGTAATTCACTCTTGGTGTGAGTACACGATTTGTTGTGGTAGTAGGCGTTCCTGTCCCCGTCGATAGCTTGGTGCGCATCTCCGCCCCAGTTTGTGCTCGACTGGGTGGCGTTTCCCCGGACCGCCACGTTCCCTGCAAACACAAGTCGCCTATGATCGGAGCTGGGACCAGGTGAAGCGGCCGCGGGCCGCGCGTGCCAACAGCTAATATGACGTGACGGTGCCGGCGACAGGCAGGGCAGAGCTGTCTCACAGGCTACAGCTGGACATGGAGGCCATGCTACCCAAATTGTTCATGCTGACAAAATTGGCATGCTTAAATATTCCAGTTTCCCTATATTTGGTCGATAACCAGCTACAACTTCCTGCTCATGTATATGCCCACATGTAATTTTCACGTGTTATCCTTTCAAcagcttcctccggcagcttgttcagaTACGGATCACCCTTTGAGTGGAAACGTAGCCGCTAGGGGGTCTCTTAAATCTCGcactctaaccttaaacctatgccctagtTTTAGTGTCCTCTATCCTGCAATAATATCTGTGTGTTTAATTTTACTCCACGCCTCTCCTCCCCCTGTACACCTCAACTAGAcgtcatccctcccccccccccccccccccaccacaccccccacctcccccccccccaccccccccccccccccccccccccccccccccagcctatcAGATCTCTCGCTGTCATTAAGTCCACAGGCCCGAGTAACATCCCACAGTGAATCTCTCGACAACCATTCCAATTTAATAGCATCGTCCCTGTAGCTGGGGCcacaacactgcccccccccccccccccccctcctcctcggtTACAGGCGGAGCAAGACCGGACGAAATACCCCACACAATTCGGGCTTGGGAAGTAAGTACCAGGACTCCCTGTGCTCTGGAAGGAGGAGGGTGTGGGCCTGAATGACCGAGGCCACAGGCTGAGGGACGGAGAGCGCCAGGGACACCGGAGGCAGCTTCTCTCACCACAGGTCAGGGCGTTTACGGCGCAGCAACCAGCGAGGACCATCCACACGGCGGACAGCATCCTGGCAACTCGGCAACAGCGGAAGCACCGGCAGACGCGGAAACCTGAAACCAAACACAATATGTTGCAAACGCTGGCAGTGAGAGAAGGTGAGTTGGTGTTTCCGGGCGAGACTCTGTGACCCACCCCGGCCCCGGGAATGTGTCatgacggaggggggggggggggggggggtgtagagggagCGCCGCTCTGTGTCTGACC
This genomic stretch from Leucoraja erinacea ecotype New England unplaced genomic scaffold, Leri_hhj_1 Leri_461S, whole genome shotgun sequence harbors:
- the LOC129693890 gene encoding fucolectin-like; translated protein: MLSAVWMVLAGCCAVNALTCGNVAVRGNATQSSTNWGGDAHQAIDGDRNAYYHNKSCTHTKSELRPWWSVDLLSEENVLSVKITNRLDCCWKRFKNVEVYVGTSYQDNGNNNPLCGMIESLEAGGTALLNCHGMNGRFVNVVLRGEGILTLCEVEIYVKG